From a single Nakaseomyces glabratus chromosome F, complete sequence genomic region:
- the RPS15 gene encoding 40S ribosomal protein uS19 (CAGL0F01045g~Ortholog(s) have role in rRNA export from nucleus and nucleolus localization) codes for MSQATGAKSKRVFKTHSYRGVDLEKLLEMSTEDFIKMTPARVRRKFSRGVSGKPNGFMKKLRAAKLACPENEKPAVVKTHLRNMIIVPEMIGSVVGIYNGKVFNQVEIRPEMLGHYLGEFSITYTPVRHGRAGATTSRFIPLR; via the coding sequence ATGTCTCAAGCCACTGGTGCCAAGTCCAAGAGAGTTTTCAAGACCCACTCCTACAGAGGTGTTGACCTAGAGAAGTTGTTGGAGATGTCCACTGAGGACTTCATCAAGATGACCCCAGCTAGAGTTAGAAGAAAGTTCTCTCGTGGTGTCTCCGGTAAGCCAAACGGTTTCatgaagaagttgagaGCCGCCAAGTTGGCCTGCCCAGAAAACGAGAAGCCAGCTGTTGTCAAGACCCACTTGAGAAACATGATCATCGTCCCAGAAATGATCGGTTCTGTTGTCGGTATCTACAACGGTAAGGTTTTCAACCAAGTTGAAATCAGACCAGAAATGTTGGGCCACTACTTGGGTGAATTCTCCATCACATACACTCCAGTTAGACACGGTAGAGCTGGTGCCACCACCTCCCGTTTCATCCCATTGAGATAA
- the SIL1 gene encoding Sil1p (CAGL0F01089g~Ortholog(s) have adenyl-nucleotide exchange factor activity, role in SRP-dependent cotranslational protein targeting to membrane, translocation and endoplasmic reticulum localization) produces the protein MVAKVWSRVILIFIATVMVFASSQQGDANKVNTASPPGANGIAYASVVAGGSNHVSAAGSVTGDGVQLPNAEVDIDWLEEHLEDSHDYEKGYDLVEQHFNKLLVGNNADASFKVRELASRLILGTLRNNPPVKRLIWDQHPLFVSQVFDLYIGNALKQGSGNPLKYPLLKRYLSILLELIPFNRDFRFEEDYKDILDKLYTESDVPSDIKIKVLELITLDYSNIKGASGWIDRITNVLTDSEMGLDELHKRTFFNAMHALKSEDPKLKLPTNFLNWLAQETKERAHNLKLAQAQADDNDLKVRDLEQEEFDQRLVDSRHSVFGNPMAARMKDPYIVDEL, from the coding sequence ATGGTGGCAAAGGTTTGGTCACGTGTGATACTTATATTTATTGCTACTGTTATGGTTTTTGCCAGTTCACAGCAGGGAGACGCCAACAAGGTGAACACAGCTAGTCCGCCGGGAGCTAACGGTATAGCGTACGCTAGCGTGGTTGCTGGCGGGAGTAATCATGTGAGTGCGGCTGGTTCCGTGACTGGTGATGGCGTTCAGCTGCCCAATGCAGAAGTCGATATTGACTGGCTGGAAGAGCACCTGGAGGATTCGCATGACTACGAGAAAGGGTACGACCTTGTGGAACAGCACTTCAACAAGTTGCTTGTAGGTAACAACGCAGATGCGTCTTTCAAAGTACGAGAACTGGCAAGCAGACTTATCTTAGGAACGCTAAGGAATAATCCTCCTGTAAAGCGGTTGATTTGGGATCAGCACCCACTTTTTGTCTCTCAGGTGTTTGATTTGTATATAGGAAACGCATTGAAGCAAGGCTCGGGTAATCCCCTGAAATATCCGTTATTGAAGCGCTATTTGTCGATATTGCTGGAGCTCATACCGTTCAACCGTGACTTCCgctttgaagaagactATAAAGATATTCTTGATAAGCTCTATACAGAGTCTGATGTTCCTTCGGATATAAAGATCAAGGTTCTGGAGCTTATAACACTGGATTATTCCAACATAAAGGGTGCGTCCGGTTGGATTGACAGAATCACTAATGTTCTGACGGATTCAGAGATGGGACTTGATGAGCTACACAAGAGGACATTTTTCAATGCAATGCACGCCCTGAAGTCAGAGGATCCAAAGCTAAAATTGCCTACTAACTTTTTGAACTGGTTAGCCCAGGAGACTAAGGAAAGAGCTCATAATCTCAAATTAGCTCAAGCACAGGCAGACGATAATGACCTGAAAGTAAGAGATCTCgaacaagaagaatttgATCAGAGATTGGTAGATAGCAGGCACTCTGTGTTTGGCAACCCAATGGCG